In Drosophila yakuba strain Tai18E2 chromosome X, Prin_Dyak_Tai18E2_2.1, whole genome shotgun sequence, a single genomic region encodes these proteins:
- the LOC6526057 gene encoding cytoplasmic dynein 1 intermediate chain isoform X26, with protein MDRKAELERKKAKLAALREEKDRRRREKEIKDMEEAAGRIGGGAGIDKDQRKDLDEMLSSLGVAPVSEVLSSLSSVNSMTSDNSNTQTPDASLQATVNGQSGGKKQPLNLSVYNVQATNIPPKETLVYTKQTQTTSTGGGNGDGYMEDWWRPRKAHATDYYDEYNLNPGLEWEDEFTGDDEESSLQNLDNGFTSKLPPGYLTHGLPTVKDVAPAITPLEIKKETEVKKEVNELSEEQKQMIILSENFQRFVVRAGRVIERALSENVDIYTDYIGGGDSEEANDERSHARLSLNRVFYDERWSKNRCITSMDWSTHFPELVVASYHNNEESPNEPDGVVMVWNTKFKKSTPEDVFHCQSAVMSTCFAKFNPNLILGGTYSGQIVLWDNRVQKRTPIQRTPLSAAAHTHPVYCLQMVGTQNAHNVISISSDGKLCSWSLDMLSQPQDTLELQQRQSKAIAITSMAFPANEINSLVMGSEDGYVYSASRHGLRSGVNEVYERHLGPITGISTHYNQLSPDFGHLFLTSSIDWTIKLWSLKDTKPLYSFEDNSDYVMDVAWSPVHPALFAAVDGSGRLDLWNLNQDTEVPTASIVVAGAPALNRVSWTPSGLHVCIGDEAGKLYVYDVAENLAQPSRDEWSRFNTHLNEIKMNQSDEV; from the exons ATGGATCGCAAGGCTGAGCTGGAACGCAAGAAGGCCAAGTTGGCCGCTCTGCGCGAGGAGAAGGATCGCCGGCGGCGCGAGAAGGAGATTAAGGACATGGAGGAGGCGGCCGGTCGCATTGGCGGCGGTGCAGGCATCGACAAGGATCAGCGCAA GGATCTCGACGAAATGCTGTCATCGCTGGGCGTGGCCCCCGTCTCCGAGGTCCTTTCCTCACTCTCCTCCGTCAACTCGATGACCTCGGACAACTCCAACACACAGACCCCCGACGCCAGCCTCCAAGCCACCGTCAATGGCCAGAG CGGCGGAAAGAAACAGCCCCTCAATCTGAGCGTCTACAATGTGCAGGCTACGAACATTCCACCAAAAGAGACGCTGGTCTACACGAAGCAGACCCAGACGACCAGTACCGGAGGCGGAAACGGCGATG GATATATGGAGGACTGGTGGCGTCCACGTAAAG CTCATGCTACGGATTATTATG ATGAATACAATCTTAATCCGGGTTTAGAGTGGGAGGATGAATTCACAG GAGACGACGAAGAGAGCTCCCTGCAGAACCTGGACAACGGATTCACCTCCAAGCTGCCCCCTGGCTATCTCACCCACGGCCTGCCCACCGTCAAGGACGTCGCCCCGGCCATCACGCCCCTCGAGATCAAGAAGGAGACCGAAGTGAAGAAGGAGG TCAACGAGCTGTCcgaggagcagaagcagatGATCATACTGTCGGAGAACTTCCAGCGATTCGTGGTGCGCGCCGGTCGCGTCATCGAGCGGGCACTCTCGGAGAATGTGGACATCTACACGGACTACATCGGCGGCGGCGACAGCGAGGAGGCGAACGACGAGCGATCGCATGCGCGGCTCTCGTTGAACCGCGTCTTCTACGACGAGCGCTGGTCGAAGAACCGCTGCATCACCAGCATGGATTGGTCCACCCACTTTCCCGAGCTGGTGGTGGCCTCGTACCACAACAACGAGGAGAGTCCCAACGAGCCGGACGGCGTGGTAATGGTGTGGAACACCAAGTTCAAGAAGAGCACGCCCGAGGACGTCTTCCACTGTCAGAGCGCGGTGATGTCCACCTGCTTTGCCAAGTTCAATCCCAACCTGATCCTCGGCGGCACCTATTCGGGCCAGATTGTGCTGTGGGACAATCGCGTGCAGAAGCGCACGCCCATCCAGCGCACGCCCCTCAGTGCCGCCGCACACACGCATCCCGTCTACTGCCTCCAGATGGTGGGCACCCAGAACGCGCACAACGTCATCTCCATATCCTCGGACGGCAAGCTGTGCTCCTGGTCGCTGGACATGCTCTCGCAACCGCAGGACACGCTAGAGCTGCAGCAGCGCCAGTCGAAGGCCATTGCCATCACGTCGATGGCCTTCCCGGCCAACGAGATCAACAGCCTGGTGATGGGCAGCGAGGACGGCTACGTTTACTCCGCCTCGCGCCATGGCCTGCGCTCCGGGGTCAACGAGGTGTACGAACGCCATCTGGGCCCCATCACTGGCATATCCACGCATTACAACCAGCTGTCGCCGGACTTTGGCCACCTCTTCTTAACCTCGTCCATTGACTGGACCATCAAGCTCTGGTCGCTAAAG GACACTAAGCCGCTGTACTCCTTTGAGGACAACTCGGACTACGTGATGGACGTCGCCTGGTCGCCCGTGCATCCTGCACTCTTCGCTGCCGTCGATGGCAGCGGCCGCCTGGACCTGTGGAACCTCAATCAAGACACCGAGGTGCCGACAGCCTCGATTGTCGTGGCGGGAGCACCAGCCCTGAACCGCGTCTCCTGGACCCCATCCGGCCTCCACGTCTGCATCGGCGACGAGGCCGGCAAACTGTACGTGTACGACGTGGCCGAGAACCTGGCGCAGCCATCGCGCGACGAATGGTCGCGTTTCAACACCCATCTTAACGAGATTAAGATGAACCAGAGCGACGAAGTCTAG
- the LOC6526057 gene encoding cytoplasmic dynein 1 intermediate chain isoform X40 codes for MDRKAELERKKAKLAALREEKDRRRREKEIKDMEEAAGRIGGGAGIDKDQRKDLDEMLSSLGVAPVSEVLSSLSSVNSMTSDNSNTQTPDASLQATVNGQSGGKKQPLNLSVYNVQATNIPPKETLVYTKQTQTTSTGGGNGDVLAFDAQGDDEESSLQNLDNGFTSKLPPGYLTHGLPTVKDVAPAITPLEIKKETEVKKEVNELSEEQKQMIILSENFQRFVVRAGRVIERALSENVDIYTDYIGGGDSEEANDERSHARLSLNRVFYDERWSKNRCITSMDWSTHFPELVVASYHNNEESPNEPDGVVMVWNTKFKKSTPEDVFHCQSAVMSTCFAKFNPNLILGGTYSGQIVLWDNRVQKRTPIQRTPLSAAAHTHPVYCLQMVGTQNAHNVISISSDGKLCSWSLDMLSQPQDTLELQQRQSKAIAITSMAFPANEINSLVMGSEDGYVYSASRHGLRSGVNEVYERHLGPITGISTHYNQLSPDFGHLFLTSSIDWTIKLWSLKDTKPLYSFEDNSDYVMDVAWSPVHPALFAAVDGSGRLDLWNLNQDTEVPTASIVVAGAPALNRVSWTPSGLHVCIGDEAGKLYVYDVAENLAQPSRDEWSRFNTHLNEIKMNQSDEV; via the exons ATGGATCGCAAGGCTGAGCTGGAACGCAAGAAGGCCAAGTTGGCCGCTCTGCGCGAGGAGAAGGATCGCCGGCGGCGCGAGAAGGAGATTAAGGACATGGAGGAGGCGGCCGGTCGCATTGGCGGCGGTGCAGGCATCGACAAGGATCAGCGCAA GGATCTCGACGAAATGCTGTCATCGCTGGGCGTGGCCCCCGTCTCCGAGGTCCTTTCCTCACTCTCCTCCGTCAACTCGATGACCTCGGACAACTCCAACACACAGACCCCCGACGCCAGCCTCCAAGCCACCGTCAATGGCCAGAG CGGCGGAAAGAAACAGCCCCTCAATCTGAGCGTCTACAATGTGCAGGCTACGAACATTCCACCAAAAGAGACGCTGGTCTACACGAAGCAGACCCAGACGACCAGTACCGGAGGCGGAAACGGCGATG TGCTTGCATTTGATGCCCAAGGAGACGACGAAGAGAGCTCCCTGCAGAACCTGGACAACGGATTCACCTCCAAGCTGCCCCCTGGCTATCTCACCCACGGCCTGCCCACCGTCAAGGACGTCGCCCCGGCCATCACGCCCCTCGAGATCAAGAAGGAGACCGAAGTGAAGAAGGAGG TCAACGAGCTGTCcgaggagcagaagcagatGATCATACTGTCGGAGAACTTCCAGCGATTCGTGGTGCGCGCCGGTCGCGTCATCGAGCGGGCACTCTCGGAGAATGTGGACATCTACACGGACTACATCGGCGGCGGCGACAGCGAGGAGGCGAACGACGAGCGATCGCATGCGCGGCTCTCGTTGAACCGCGTCTTCTACGACGAGCGCTGGTCGAAGAACCGCTGCATCACCAGCATGGATTGGTCCACCCACTTTCCCGAGCTGGTGGTGGCCTCGTACCACAACAACGAGGAGAGTCCCAACGAGCCGGACGGCGTGGTAATGGTGTGGAACACCAAGTTCAAGAAGAGCACGCCCGAGGACGTCTTCCACTGTCAGAGCGCGGTGATGTCCACCTGCTTTGCCAAGTTCAATCCCAACCTGATCCTCGGCGGCACCTATTCGGGCCAGATTGTGCTGTGGGACAATCGCGTGCAGAAGCGCACGCCCATCCAGCGCACGCCCCTCAGTGCCGCCGCACACACGCATCCCGTCTACTGCCTCCAGATGGTGGGCACCCAGAACGCGCACAACGTCATCTCCATATCCTCGGACGGCAAGCTGTGCTCCTGGTCGCTGGACATGCTCTCGCAACCGCAGGACACGCTAGAGCTGCAGCAGCGCCAGTCGAAGGCCATTGCCATCACGTCGATGGCCTTCCCGGCCAACGAGATCAACAGCCTGGTGATGGGCAGCGAGGACGGCTACGTTTACTCCGCCTCGCGCCATGGCCTGCGCTCCGGGGTCAACGAGGTGTACGAACGCCATCTGGGCCCCATCACTGGCATATCCACGCATTACAACCAGCTGTCGCCGGACTTTGGCCACCTCTTCTTAACCTCGTCCATTGACTGGACCATCAAGCTCTGGTCGCTAAAG GACACTAAGCCGCTGTACTCCTTTGAGGACAACTCGGACTACGTGATGGACGTCGCCTGGTCGCCCGTGCATCCTGCACTCTTCGCTGCCGTCGATGGCAGCGGCCGCCTGGACCTGTGGAACCTCAATCAAGACACCGAGGTGCCGACAGCCTCGATTGTCGTGGCGGGAGCACCAGCCCTGAACCGCGTCTCCTGGACCCCATCCGGCCTCCACGTCTGCATCGGCGACGAGGCCGGCAAACTGTACGTGTACGACGTGGCCGAGAACCTGGCGCAGCCATCGCGCGACGAATGGTCGCGTTTCAACACCCATCTTAACGAGATTAAGATGAACCAGAGCGACGAAGTCTAG
- the LOC6526057 gene encoding cytoplasmic dynein 1 intermediate chain isoform X35, producing the protein MDRKAELERKKAKLAALREEKDRRRREKEIKDMEEAAGRIGGGAGIDKDQRKDLDEMLSSLGVAPVSEVLSSLSSVNSMTSDNSNTQTPDASLQATVNGQSGGKKQPLNLSVYNVQATNIPPKETLVYTKQTQTTSTGGGNGDDEYNLNPGLEWEDEFTVLAFDAQGDDEESSLQNLDNGFTSKLPPGYLTHGLPTVKDVAPAITPLEIKKETEVKKEVNELSEEQKQMIILSENFQRFVVRAGRVIERALSENVDIYTDYIGGGDSEEANDERSHARLSLNRVFYDERWSKNRCITSMDWSTHFPELVVASYHNNEESPNEPDGVVMVWNTKFKKSTPEDVFHCQSAVMSTCFAKFNPNLILGGTYSGQIVLWDNRVQKRTPIQRTPLSAAAHTHPVYCLQMVGTQNAHNVISISSDGKLCSWSLDMLSQPQDTLELQQRQSKAIAITSMAFPANEINSLVMGSEDGYVYSASRHGLRSGVNEVYERHLGPITGISTHYNQLSPDFGHLFLTSSIDWTIKLWSLKDTKPLYSFEDNSDYVMDVAWSPVHPALFAAVDGSGRLDLWNLNQDTEVPTASIVVAGAPALNRVSWTPSGLHVCIGDEAGKLYVYDVAENLAQPSRDEWSRFNTHLNEIKMNQSDEV; encoded by the exons ATGGATCGCAAGGCTGAGCTGGAACGCAAGAAGGCCAAGTTGGCCGCTCTGCGCGAGGAGAAGGATCGCCGGCGGCGCGAGAAGGAGATTAAGGACATGGAGGAGGCGGCCGGTCGCATTGGCGGCGGTGCAGGCATCGACAAGGATCAGCGCAA GGATCTCGACGAAATGCTGTCATCGCTGGGCGTGGCCCCCGTCTCCGAGGTCCTTTCCTCACTCTCCTCCGTCAACTCGATGACCTCGGACAACTCCAACACACAGACCCCCGACGCCAGCCTCCAAGCCACCGTCAATGGCCAGAG CGGCGGAAAGAAACAGCCCCTCAATCTGAGCGTCTACAATGTGCAGGCTACGAACATTCCACCAAAAGAGACGCTGGTCTACACGAAGCAGACCCAGACGACCAGTACCGGAGGCGGAAACGGCGATG ATGAATACAATCTTAATCCGGGTTTAGAGTGGGAGGATGAATTCACAG TGCTTGCATTTGATGCCCAAGGAGACGACGAAGAGAGCTCCCTGCAGAACCTGGACAACGGATTCACCTCCAAGCTGCCCCCTGGCTATCTCACCCACGGCCTGCCCACCGTCAAGGACGTCGCCCCGGCCATCACGCCCCTCGAGATCAAGAAGGAGACCGAAGTGAAGAAGGAGG TCAACGAGCTGTCcgaggagcagaagcagatGATCATACTGTCGGAGAACTTCCAGCGATTCGTGGTGCGCGCCGGTCGCGTCATCGAGCGGGCACTCTCGGAGAATGTGGACATCTACACGGACTACATCGGCGGCGGCGACAGCGAGGAGGCGAACGACGAGCGATCGCATGCGCGGCTCTCGTTGAACCGCGTCTTCTACGACGAGCGCTGGTCGAAGAACCGCTGCATCACCAGCATGGATTGGTCCACCCACTTTCCCGAGCTGGTGGTGGCCTCGTACCACAACAACGAGGAGAGTCCCAACGAGCCGGACGGCGTGGTAATGGTGTGGAACACCAAGTTCAAGAAGAGCACGCCCGAGGACGTCTTCCACTGTCAGAGCGCGGTGATGTCCACCTGCTTTGCCAAGTTCAATCCCAACCTGATCCTCGGCGGCACCTATTCGGGCCAGATTGTGCTGTGGGACAATCGCGTGCAGAAGCGCACGCCCATCCAGCGCACGCCCCTCAGTGCCGCCGCACACACGCATCCCGTCTACTGCCTCCAGATGGTGGGCACCCAGAACGCGCACAACGTCATCTCCATATCCTCGGACGGCAAGCTGTGCTCCTGGTCGCTGGACATGCTCTCGCAACCGCAGGACACGCTAGAGCTGCAGCAGCGCCAGTCGAAGGCCATTGCCATCACGTCGATGGCCTTCCCGGCCAACGAGATCAACAGCCTGGTGATGGGCAGCGAGGACGGCTACGTTTACTCCGCCTCGCGCCATGGCCTGCGCTCCGGGGTCAACGAGGTGTACGAACGCCATCTGGGCCCCATCACTGGCATATCCACGCATTACAACCAGCTGTCGCCGGACTTTGGCCACCTCTTCTTAACCTCGTCCATTGACTGGACCATCAAGCTCTGGTCGCTAAAG GACACTAAGCCGCTGTACTCCTTTGAGGACAACTCGGACTACGTGATGGACGTCGCCTGGTCGCCCGTGCATCCTGCACTCTTCGCTGCCGTCGATGGCAGCGGCCGCCTGGACCTGTGGAACCTCAATCAAGACACCGAGGTGCCGACAGCCTCGATTGTCGTGGCGGGAGCACCAGCCCTGAACCGCGTCTCCTGGACCCCATCCGGCCTCCACGTCTGCATCGGCGACGAGGCCGGCAAACTGTACGTGTACGACGTGGCCGAGAACCTGGCGCAGCCATCGCGCGACGAATGGTCGCGTTTCAACACCCATCTTAACGAGATTAAGATGAACCAGAGCGACGAAGTCTAG
- the LOC6526057 gene encoding cytoplasmic dynein 1 intermediate chain isoform X21, whose translation MDRKAELERKKAKLAALREEKDRRRREKEIKDMEEAAGRIGGGAGIDKDQRKDLDEMLSSLGVAPVSEVLSSLSSVNSMTSDNSNTQTPDASLQATVNGQSGGKKQPLNLSVYNVQATNIPPKETLVYTKQTQTTSTGGGNGDGYMEDWWRPRKGTHAKKTAAHATDYYDEYNLNPGLEWEDEFTDDEESSLQNLDNGFTSKLPPGYLTHGLPTVKDVAPAITPLEIKKETEVKKEVNELSEEQKQMIILSENFQRFVVRAGRVIERALSENVDIYTDYIGGGDSEEANDERSHARLSLNRVFYDERWSKNRCITSMDWSTHFPELVVASYHNNEESPNEPDGVVMVWNTKFKKSTPEDVFHCQSAVMSTCFAKFNPNLILGGTYSGQIVLWDNRVQKRTPIQRTPLSAAAHTHPVYCLQMVGTQNAHNVISISSDGKLCSWSLDMLSQPQDTLELQQRQSKAIAITSMAFPANEINSLVMGSEDGYVYSASRHGLRSGVNEVYERHLGPITGISTHYNQLSPDFGHLFLTSSIDWTIKLWSLKDTKPLYSFEDNSDYVMDVAWSPVHPALFAAVDGSGRLDLWNLNQDTEVPTASIVVAGAPALNRVSWTPSGLHVCIGDEAGKLYVYDVAENLAQPSRDEWSRFNTHLNEIKMNQSDEV comes from the exons ATGGATCGCAAGGCTGAGCTGGAACGCAAGAAGGCCAAGTTGGCCGCTCTGCGCGAGGAGAAGGATCGCCGGCGGCGCGAGAAGGAGATTAAGGACATGGAGGAGGCGGCCGGTCGCATTGGCGGCGGTGCAGGCATCGACAAGGATCAGCGCAA GGATCTCGACGAAATGCTGTCATCGCTGGGCGTGGCCCCCGTCTCCGAGGTCCTTTCCTCACTCTCCTCCGTCAACTCGATGACCTCGGACAACTCCAACACACAGACCCCCGACGCCAGCCTCCAAGCCACCGTCAATGGCCAGAG CGGCGGAAAGAAACAGCCCCTCAATCTGAGCGTCTACAATGTGCAGGCTACGAACATTCCACCAAAAGAGACGCTGGTCTACACGAAGCAGACCCAGACGACCAGTACCGGAGGCGGAAACGGCGATG GATATATGGAGGACTGGTGGCGTCCACGTAAAG GCACGCACGCAAAAAAAACTGCAGCTCATGCTACGGATTATTATG ATGAATACAATCTTAATCCGGGTTTAGAGTGGGAGGATGAATTCACAG ACGACGAAGAGAGCTCCCTGCAGAACCTGGACAACGGATTCACCTCCAAGCTGCCCCCTGGCTATCTCACCCACGGCCTGCCCACCGTCAAGGACGTCGCCCCGGCCATCACGCCCCTCGAGATCAAGAAGGAGACCGAAGTGAAGAAGGAGG TCAACGAGCTGTCcgaggagcagaagcagatGATCATACTGTCGGAGAACTTCCAGCGATTCGTGGTGCGCGCCGGTCGCGTCATCGAGCGGGCACTCTCGGAGAATGTGGACATCTACACGGACTACATCGGCGGCGGCGACAGCGAGGAGGCGAACGACGAGCGATCGCATGCGCGGCTCTCGTTGAACCGCGTCTTCTACGACGAGCGCTGGTCGAAGAACCGCTGCATCACCAGCATGGATTGGTCCACCCACTTTCCCGAGCTGGTGGTGGCCTCGTACCACAACAACGAGGAGAGTCCCAACGAGCCGGACGGCGTGGTAATGGTGTGGAACACCAAGTTCAAGAAGAGCACGCCCGAGGACGTCTTCCACTGTCAGAGCGCGGTGATGTCCACCTGCTTTGCCAAGTTCAATCCCAACCTGATCCTCGGCGGCACCTATTCGGGCCAGATTGTGCTGTGGGACAATCGCGTGCAGAAGCGCACGCCCATCCAGCGCACGCCCCTCAGTGCCGCCGCACACACGCATCCCGTCTACTGCCTCCAGATGGTGGGCACCCAGAACGCGCACAACGTCATCTCCATATCCTCGGACGGCAAGCTGTGCTCCTGGTCGCTGGACATGCTCTCGCAACCGCAGGACACGCTAGAGCTGCAGCAGCGCCAGTCGAAGGCCATTGCCATCACGTCGATGGCCTTCCCGGCCAACGAGATCAACAGCCTGGTGATGGGCAGCGAGGACGGCTACGTTTACTCCGCCTCGCGCCATGGCCTGCGCTCCGGGGTCAACGAGGTGTACGAACGCCATCTGGGCCCCATCACTGGCATATCCACGCATTACAACCAGCTGTCGCCGGACTTTGGCCACCTCTTCTTAACCTCGTCCATTGACTGGACCATCAAGCTCTGGTCGCTAAAG GACACTAAGCCGCTGTACTCCTTTGAGGACAACTCGGACTACGTGATGGACGTCGCCTGGTCGCCCGTGCATCCTGCACTCTTCGCTGCCGTCGATGGCAGCGGCCGCCTGGACCTGTGGAACCTCAATCAAGACACCGAGGTGCCGACAGCCTCGATTGTCGTGGCGGGAGCACCAGCCCTGAACCGCGTCTCCTGGACCCCATCCGGCCTCCACGTCTGCATCGGCGACGAGGCCGGCAAACTGTACGTGTACGACGTGGCCGAGAACCTGGCGCAGCCATCGCGCGACGAATGGTCGCGTTTCAACACCCATCTTAACGAGATTAAGATGAACCAGAGCGACGAAGTCTAG
- the LOC6526057 gene encoding cytoplasmic dynein 1 intermediate chain isoform X19 has translation MDRKAELERKKAKLAALREEKDRRRREKEIKDMEEAAGRIGGGAGIDKDQRKDLDEMLSSLGVAPVSEVLSSLSSVNSMTSDNSNTQTPDASLQATVNGQSGGKKQPLNLSVYNVQATNIPPKETLVYTKQTQTTSTGGGNGDGYMEDWWRPRKGTHAKKTAAHATDYYDEYNLNPGLEWEDEFTGDDEESSLQNLDNGFTSKLPPGYLTHGLPTVKDVAPAITPLEIKKETEVKKEVNELSEEQKQMIILSENFQRFVVRAGRVIERALSENVDIYTDYIGGGDSEEANDERSHARLSLNRVFYDERWSKNRCITSMDWSTHFPELVVASYHNNEESPNEPDGVVMVWNTKFKKSTPEDVFHCQSAVMSTCFAKFNPNLILGGTYSGQIVLWDNRVQKRTPIQRTPLSAAAHTHPVYCLQMVGTQNAHNVISISSDGKLCSWSLDMLSQPQDTLELQQRQSKAIAITSMAFPANEINSLVMGSEDGYVYSASRHGLRSGVNEVYERHLGPITGISTHYNQLSPDFGHLFLTSSIDWTIKLWSLKDTKPLYSFEDNSDYVMDVAWSPVHPALFAAVDGSGRLDLWNLNQDTEVPTASIVVAGAPALNRVSWTPSGLHVCIGDEAGKLYVYDVAENLAQPSRDEWSRFNTHLNEIKMNQSDEV, from the exons ATGGATCGCAAGGCTGAGCTGGAACGCAAGAAGGCCAAGTTGGCCGCTCTGCGCGAGGAGAAGGATCGCCGGCGGCGCGAGAAGGAGATTAAGGACATGGAGGAGGCGGCCGGTCGCATTGGCGGCGGTGCAGGCATCGACAAGGATCAGCGCAA GGATCTCGACGAAATGCTGTCATCGCTGGGCGTGGCCCCCGTCTCCGAGGTCCTTTCCTCACTCTCCTCCGTCAACTCGATGACCTCGGACAACTCCAACACACAGACCCCCGACGCCAGCCTCCAAGCCACCGTCAATGGCCAGAG CGGCGGAAAGAAACAGCCCCTCAATCTGAGCGTCTACAATGTGCAGGCTACGAACATTCCACCAAAAGAGACGCTGGTCTACACGAAGCAGACCCAGACGACCAGTACCGGAGGCGGAAACGGCGATG GATATATGGAGGACTGGTGGCGTCCACGTAAAG GCACGCACGCAAAAAAAACTGCAGCTCATGCTACGGATTATTATG ATGAATACAATCTTAATCCGGGTTTAGAGTGGGAGGATGAATTCACAG GAGACGACGAAGAGAGCTCCCTGCAGAACCTGGACAACGGATTCACCTCCAAGCTGCCCCCTGGCTATCTCACCCACGGCCTGCCCACCGTCAAGGACGTCGCCCCGGCCATCACGCCCCTCGAGATCAAGAAGGAGACCGAAGTGAAGAAGGAGG TCAACGAGCTGTCcgaggagcagaagcagatGATCATACTGTCGGAGAACTTCCAGCGATTCGTGGTGCGCGCCGGTCGCGTCATCGAGCGGGCACTCTCGGAGAATGTGGACATCTACACGGACTACATCGGCGGCGGCGACAGCGAGGAGGCGAACGACGAGCGATCGCATGCGCGGCTCTCGTTGAACCGCGTCTTCTACGACGAGCGCTGGTCGAAGAACCGCTGCATCACCAGCATGGATTGGTCCACCCACTTTCCCGAGCTGGTGGTGGCCTCGTACCACAACAACGAGGAGAGTCCCAACGAGCCGGACGGCGTGGTAATGGTGTGGAACACCAAGTTCAAGAAGAGCACGCCCGAGGACGTCTTCCACTGTCAGAGCGCGGTGATGTCCACCTGCTTTGCCAAGTTCAATCCCAACCTGATCCTCGGCGGCACCTATTCGGGCCAGATTGTGCTGTGGGACAATCGCGTGCAGAAGCGCACGCCCATCCAGCGCACGCCCCTCAGTGCCGCCGCACACACGCATCCCGTCTACTGCCTCCAGATGGTGGGCACCCAGAACGCGCACAACGTCATCTCCATATCCTCGGACGGCAAGCTGTGCTCCTGGTCGCTGGACATGCTCTCGCAACCGCAGGACACGCTAGAGCTGCAGCAGCGCCAGTCGAAGGCCATTGCCATCACGTCGATGGCCTTCCCGGCCAACGAGATCAACAGCCTGGTGATGGGCAGCGAGGACGGCTACGTTTACTCCGCCTCGCGCCATGGCCTGCGCTCCGGGGTCAACGAGGTGTACGAACGCCATCTGGGCCCCATCACTGGCATATCCACGCATTACAACCAGCTGTCGCCGGACTTTGGCCACCTCTTCTTAACCTCGTCCATTGACTGGACCATCAAGCTCTGGTCGCTAAAG GACACTAAGCCGCTGTACTCCTTTGAGGACAACTCGGACTACGTGATGGACGTCGCCTGGTCGCCCGTGCATCCTGCACTCTTCGCTGCCGTCGATGGCAGCGGCCGCCTGGACCTGTGGAACCTCAATCAAGACACCGAGGTGCCGACAGCCTCGATTGTCGTGGCGGGAGCACCAGCCCTGAACCGCGTCTCCTGGACCCCATCCGGCCTCCACGTCTGCATCGGCGACGAGGCCGGCAAACTGTACGTGTACGACGTGGCCGAGAACCTGGCGCAGCCATCGCGCGACGAATGGTCGCGTTTCAACACCCATCTTAACGAGATTAAGATGAACCAGAGCGACGAAGTCTAG